In Bacillus pumilus, the sequence TTTTCTTTAACAACCGAGTCGGCCCGATCTCGTTTTTTCAACTTACTCTTTGCATTGTCTTGAACAGACACTTTGATTTCGTGTTTAGACATCGTCAAGCTTTTTAGTGTCTTTTTGATTCGTTGAATCGCAGCGGTGGCTTGATCAACCGTGTTTAATCTCATATAGTATGTTCTGTTCATGAGCTGAAGGATTGATTTTTTGATCGATGATATTTTTCCTGACAATTGATCGTTTAGTTTAAATGTCATCAGAAGTGGACTTGTTCCTGCTTTTTTCAAGCGATCCATACTAGACTTAATGAAATCTAATCCCTTTGCTTGAATGGATATGACAAGATGATTTGGTATGTTGTTCAATTGATTTGTTAATGATTTTAAATCACGATAGATTCCTTGATCTAGACTTATCGATAATACTGAAAATTTACGCATCGATACATTGAAGTTTCTTAACTTCTTTTCATCCATTTCTAGGCTTATTTTGATCGGTTTTCTAAAGGGCTTGAGCTGCTGTTCAAACGTTTGAAACCGTTTCTGAATGCGTAAAAGCTTCTTCGACACTTTGTCTTCTAATTCAAATCGTGCAGTGAGTTTCGCCAGTTTATTTCCCTCCTTTCTTTGCTTCTTTTTCTAGCATTTCTAGTTTGTAGCCGATGAGTCCAAATAAGAAGGCTTTGAATTGTCTTGGTGCTTCGTATAAATCAAGGAGTTCAGATGGGGAGTAGTGAAGCTCGTGCATGGCGTAATATAAAAACACCGCTTCCTTATCCCCATCTTTTATTAGTTTTTTGCTGCTTCTTCTAAATCTTCAATCTCGTCTTCAAACCCATTGATTTCGATGGCTTTGTTTAACCAGTTCGCATATTCCCCGCCAACAGACAGTACACGCTTTGCTACTTCAACAGGATCTTGTGTGCTGTAGGCTTCTCTTAATTCCTTTGAGCGGAAATCTGGATAAATGGTGGATTCAATGGCAATACGTGCATAGAAGCGCTGACTGTCTAAATCTTTCACGCGTCCTCTGCCTTTGACATTTTTGAACGTTGTGTTTTCTTTTTCTAATTCATCAATACGTTCAGTTGTAATTGCTTTGAAGACAAAAGGAATGACATTCCCTTTTTTATCAACAAAACGCTTAGAAATCAGCACTTTGACTTCTTCCGCTTCTACTGTTTGTCCTGGCATAAAAAATGAAAGATCAAATGTTTGTTTTTCGCTCATGTTTAAAAACTCCCTTTGTTATGTTTTTTGAATGCAAAAAAGCACATCCATTTTTGAATGTGCTTTCCAATCTTTTCATGTATAATATTAATCGTACAATGGAACGGCTTGCTCAAGGGTGTCTGGCTCATCCCCGATAGGAAGGGGGTGATGCTCATGTCAACATTTCAAGCGCTTATGTTAATGCTTGCATTCGGGTCAT encodes:
- a CDS encoding phage tail assembly chaperone translates to MSEKQTFDLSFFMPGQTVEAEEVKVLISKRFVDKKGNVIPFVFKAITTERIDELEKENTTFKNVKGRGRVKDLDSQRFYARIAIESTIYPDFRSKELREAYSTQDPVEVAKRVLSVGGEYANWLNKAIEINGFEDEIEDLEEAAKN
- a CDS encoding putative holin-like toxin; this encodes MLMSTFQALMLMLAFGSFIIALLTYIDKK